A single genomic interval of Streptococcus suis harbors:
- a CDS encoding chloride channel protein: MSNRMKQAIQLLFFSSLIGVSAGIITTLFGKILLGVGDLRSEYFTYLIPFLPLAGVLIVFIYQKWGREVQAGMGLVFKAGQGEKAQISPVLIPLIISTTWLSHLVGASVGREGVAVQLGASLSHWLQRHGFTHLPKDMITKIGMAAGFAGLFQTPWAASFFAIEVLIVGQYSWTSLPYCLVAAFTASTTSHLLGLEKFSHTISSFSFQFTDSFKWLLIAICFGVVGNLFAWFLAQAKSISTRWLPNPYIKIAIMGVGLTVLLFFFHQGRYTGLGTNLIDASLAGEQVFAYDWLLKLLLTCLCLATGFQGGEVTPLFAIGASSGAVLAGLLGLPTELVAALGYCAVFGTATNTLLAPLFISYEVFGANILPYAIPVLAIAYLINRKQTIYGVQLRKFNNAKKPII; this comes from the coding sequence ATGAGCAATAGGATGAAACAAGCCATCCAACTCCTTTTCTTTTCCAGCTTAATTGGAGTCAGTGCAGGAATTATCACCACACTTTTTGGGAAAATTCTACTAGGGGTTGGAGACTTACGGTCTGAATATTTTACATATCTAATCCCCTTTCTGCCACTTGCAGGTGTATTGATTGTTTTCATTTATCAAAAATGGGGAAGGGAAGTCCAAGCAGGTATGGGCTTAGTCTTCAAAGCTGGACAAGGGGAGAAAGCGCAAATTTCTCCAGTTCTCATTCCGCTCATCATCTCTACAACTTGGCTCAGTCATCTTGTCGGTGCTTCCGTTGGTCGCGAAGGTGTAGCTGTCCAACTTGGAGCCAGTCTCTCACACTGGTTACAAAGACATGGTTTCACACACTTGCCCAAAGATATGATAACAAAGATTGGTATGGCCGCAGGTTTTGCAGGGTTATTTCAAACACCATGGGCTGCTAGTTTCTTTGCCATTGAGGTATTAATCGTTGGCCAATATTCTTGGACTAGTCTCCCCTATTGTCTAGTTGCCGCTTTCACGGCTTCTACTACTTCCCATTTACTGGGATTGGAGAAATTTTCGCACACTATTTCATCTTTTTCATTCCAGTTTACAGATAGTTTTAAATGGCTTCTGATTGCCATCTGCTTTGGAGTTGTCGGTAATTTATTTGCTTGGTTTCTGGCGCAAGCAAAAAGCATCTCAACTCGATGGCTTCCAAATCCTTACATTAAAATAGCTATCATGGGAGTTGGACTGACCGTTCTACTATTTTTCTTCCATCAAGGTCGTTATACTGGTCTCGGAACCAATTTGATCGATGCCAGTTTAGCTGGGGAACAGGTGTTTGCTTACGATTGGCTACTAAAACTCCTACTAACCTGTCTTTGTTTGGCTACAGGTTTTCAAGGGGGCGAAGTTACTCCGCTCTTTGCGATTGGAGCAAGTTCTGGGGCTGTTTTAGCAGGATTACTAGGTCTACCAACTGAACTTGTTGCAGCTCTTGGGTATTGTGCCGTATTTGGAACAGCCACCAATACCTTACTGGCTCCTCTCTTCATTAGTTATGAAGTATTCGGTGCTAATATCCTGCCCTATGCTATTCCTGTACTTGCCATAGCTTATCTTATAAACAGAAAACAGACTATTTATGGGGTGCAGTTGAGGAAATTCAATAACGCAAAAAAGCCTATCATTTAG
- the sodA gene encoding superoxide dismutase SodA, with product MAIILPDLPYAYDALEPHIDAETMTLHHDKHHATYVANANAALEKHPEIGEDLVALLSDVEQIPADIRQALINNGGGHLNHALFWELLSPEKTEISAELAADIDATFGSFDAFKDAFTTAATTRFGSGWAFLVVNKEGKLEVISTANQDTPIMQGLKPILALDVWEHAYYLNYRNVRPNYIKAFFEVINWDKVNELYKAAK from the coding sequence ATGGCAATTATTTTACCAGACCTTCCATACGCATACGATGCCTTGGAACCACATATTGATGCAGAAACAATGACCCTGCACCATGACAAGCACCATGCAACTTATGTTGCAAATGCTAATGCAGCCCTTGAAAAACACCCAGAAATCGGTGAAGACTTGGTAGCACTTTTGTCAGATGTGGAGCAAATTCCAGCTGATATCCGTCAAGCCCTTATCAACAACGGTGGCGGTCACCTTAATCATGCACTTTTCTGGGAATTACTTTCACCAGAGAAAACAGAAATTTCAGCAGAATTGGCAGCCGATATTGATGCGACCTTTGGTTCATTTGATGCCTTCAAAGATGCCTTCACAACTGCAGCAACAACTCGTTTCGGTTCAGGTTGGGCTTTCTTGGTTGTTAATAAAGAAGGTAAGTTGGAAGTTATCTCAACTGCTAACCAAGACACACCTATCATGCAAGGGTTGAAACCAATCTTGGCATTGGATGTTTGGGAACATGCTTATTACCTTAACTACCGTAACGTCCGTCCAAACTACATCAAAGCCTTCTTTGAAGTAATCAACTGGGACAAGGTTAACGAACTTTATAAAGCAGCTAAATAA
- a CDS encoding flavodoxin codes for MALAKIVYASMTGNTEEIADIVASKLEELGLEVQVHECTTIETEEILDADLIVVASYTYSYGGDGELPDEIVDFYADLADLDLTGKVYGVCGSGDTFYDDFCSAVDDFDVMLGSRGATKGAENVKVDLAAEDEDIVNLEQFATDLVAKLDTMN; via the coding sequence ATGGCACTAGCAAAAATAGTTTACGCTAGTATGACTGGTAACACAGAAGAAATTGCTGACATCGTCGCCAGTAAGCTAGAAGAGTTAGGTTTGGAAGTACAGGTTCACGAATGTACGACTATTGAAACCGAAGAAATCTTGGATGCGGACCTCATCGTGGTAGCCAGCTACACCTATTCTTACGGTGGAGACGGTGAGCTTCCAGATGAAATTGTTGATTTCTATGCTGACCTAGCTGACTTAGATTTGACTGGTAAGGTCTACGGTGTTTGTGGTTCTGGCGATACCTTCTATGATGACTTCTGTAGTGCAGTAGATGACTTTGATGTCATGTTGGGTTCACGTGGTGCAACTAAGGGTGCTGAAAATGTTAAGGTAGACCTTGCTGCAGAAGACGAGGATATCGTTAACCTTGAGCAATTTGCGACAGACCTTGTTGCTAAACTAGATACAATGAATTAA
- a CDS encoding surface-anchored 5'-nucleotidase: MKKNIRLKSSVLALVAGFSVITTQAVLADELAVQIMGVNDFHGALDTTGTARLEGETVRNAGTAALLDAYMDDSQAEFEETAAETETPAESIRVQAGDMVGASPSNSGLLQDEPTVKVFNKMDVEYGTLGNHEFDEGLDEYNRIMTGEAPKEGQFNEIVDNYTHEAAKQEIVIANVIDKETGEIPYGWKPYAIKTIPVNDKEANIGFIGVVTTEIPNLVLKKNYEQYTFLNEAETIAKYARELAEKGVNAIVVLAHVPATSKDGVAAGEAADMIAKLNEIYPEHSVDLVFAGHNHVYTNGTTGKTLIVQATSQGKAYADVRAVYDTDIADFKEVPTAKIIAVAPGQKTPSPEIQAIVDEANTIVKKVTEQKIGTASQATDISREVNEFKESAVGNLVTSAQLAIAKKSGYDVDFAMTNNGGIRADLKVQEDGTVTWGAAQAVQPFGNILQVVQMTGEQIYTALNQQYDEGEKYFLQMSGIKYIYTKADNPTEENPYKVVKAFKEDGTEIVPTETYTLVINDFLFGGGDGFSIFKEAKLIGAINPDTEVFVEYLTDLEKAGQTISATITGRKAFVEEYVEEPKAEEKGDTAGTTTDTKTPEKVSDGGDSVANQKANEQPAPSGSMAPVSNKKTEKASGNQTLPNTGQEALGSLLISLGGLVSLGMAVSMRRKEGE, encoded by the coding sequence ATGAAAAAGAATATTCGGTTGAAAAGCAGTGTACTAGCTCTTGTAGCTGGTTTTAGTGTCATTACAACACAGGCTGTTTTAGCAGATGAATTAGCTGTCCAAATTATGGGAGTTAATGATTTCCATGGTGCGCTTGATACGACAGGGACAGCGCGATTGGAGGGGGAAACAGTTCGGAATGCAGGAACTGCCGCTTTGCTTGATGCTTACATGGATGATTCGCAAGCAGAATTTGAAGAAACAGCAGCAGAAACAGAAACACCTGCAGAGTCTATCCGTGTTCAAGCTGGAGATATGGTTGGTGCAAGTCCATCGAATTCTGGACTTTTACAAGATGAACCAACTGTAAAAGTCTTTAACAAAATGGATGTTGAATACGGTACTTTGGGGAACCATGAATTTGATGAGGGACTTGATGAGTATAACCGTATCATGACTGGTGAAGCTCCAAAAGAAGGCCAGTTTAATGAGATTGTAGATAATTATACTCATGAAGCAGCCAAACAGGAGATTGTTATCGCCAACGTTATTGACAAAGAGACGGGTGAAATTCCGTATGGCTGGAAACCGTATGCTATTAAGACTATTCCTGTAAATGATAAAGAAGCAAATATTGGCTTTATTGGTGTAGTTACGACAGAAATTCCTAATCTTGTTTTGAAGAAAAACTATGAGCAGTACACTTTTTTGAATGAGGCAGAGACGATTGCGAAATATGCGCGTGAGTTAGCTGAAAAGGGTGTAAATGCGATAGTTGTACTGGCTCACGTCCCAGCTACAAGCAAGGATGGTGTGGCTGCTGGTGAAGCTGCAGATATGATTGCTAAGCTAAATGAAATCTATCCTGAACACTCCGTTGACCTTGTATTTGCCGGTCACAACCATGTCTATACAAACGGTACAACAGGCAAAACCTTGATTGTACAAGCTACCTCACAAGGTAAGGCTTATGCAGATGTTAGAGCTGTTTATGATACAGATATTGCCGACTTTAAAGAAGTTCCGACTGCGAAAATTATTGCAGTGGCACCAGGGCAGAAAACACCAAGTCCAGAAATTCAGGCGATTGTAGACGAAGCAAATACCATCGTTAAAAAAGTAACAGAGCAAAAAATTGGTACGGCTAGTCAAGCGACAGATATTTCTCGCGAGGTAAATGAATTTAAAGAAAGTGCTGTGGGTAATTTAGTAACATCGGCTCAATTAGCTATTGCTAAGAAATCAGGTTATGATGTTGACTTTGCAATGACCAACAATGGCGGGATTCGGGCAGATTTGAAGGTCCAAGAGGATGGAACAGTTACTTGGGGAGCAGCACAAGCTGTTCAACCATTTGGGAATATCCTACAAGTCGTTCAAATGACAGGTGAGCAGATTTATACAGCCTTAAATCAACAATACGATGAAGGCGAAAAATATTTCCTTCAAATGTCTGGAATTAAATATATCTACACGAAAGCAGATAATCCAACGGAAGAAAATCCTTACAAGGTTGTTAAAGCCTTCAAAGAAGATGGAACAGAGATTGTTCCGACAGAAACCTATACACTTGTCATCAATGACTTCCTATTTGGTGGTGGGGATGGTTTCTCGATTTTCAAAGAAGCTAAACTGATTGGCGCTATCAATCCAGATACAGAAGTATTTGTGGAGTATTTGACTGATTTAGAAAAAGCAGGTCAAACCATTAGTGCAACTATTACAGGTAGAAAAGCATTTGTCGAGGAGTACGTAGAAGAACCAAAAGCAGAAGAAAAAGGAGATACTGCTGGGACAACTACCGATACGAAAACACCTGAAAAAGTAAGCGACGGTGGCGATAGTGTAGCAAATCAGAAAGCAAACGAGCAACCAGCACCATCTGGAAGTATGGCTCCTGTTTCAAATAAGAAAACTGAAAAAGCATCAGGGAATCAAACACTTCCAAATACCGGTCAAGAAGCCCTAGGCTCACTTCTTATTAGCTTGGGTGGCTTAGTTTCACTCGGAATGGCTGTCTCAATGAGACGTAAGGAAGGGGAATAG
- the holA gene encoding DNA polymerase III subunit delta: MLVIGQIETFKKEKLGSLTVLCGEDVGQYQIAKDLLLRQIDFDPADLSFAYFDMSEADYSQVDLDLASLPFFSDEKVVILDYFSDLTTDKKRHLTDDELKQFEAYLENPVETTRLIILAPGKLDSKRRLVKLLKRDGLVLEANPLKEMDLKNHFQKEIMRLGLQMGGEVFQYLLVKSNFEFAEVSKNLAFLQSYKGKETIEISDIDAAIPKTLQDNIFDLTQLILQSKVEEARNLVRDLRLQGEEEVKLIAIMLTQFRTYLQVQILVEQGRGEQQIVAELSTIMGRKVNPYQVKYALRDSRHLSIGFLKKVVRLLIETDYQIKTGRFDKDYLFELTLLKIATS, translated from the coding sequence ATGTTAGTTATTGGACAGATTGAGACATTTAAAAAAGAGAAGTTAGGTTCCTTGACCGTTCTATGCGGTGAGGATGTTGGACAATATCAGATCGCAAAGGATTTATTGTTGCGACAGATTGATTTCGATCCTGCAGACCTTAGTTTTGCCTATTTTGATATGTCAGAAGCTGATTATAGTCAGGTGGATTTGGATTTGGCTTCTCTCCCATTTTTTTCAGACGAAAAAGTTGTCATACTGGATTATTTTTCTGATTTGACCACAGACAAGAAGCGGCATTTGACGGACGATGAGCTTAAACAGTTTGAGGCTTATTTGGAAAATCCTGTCGAAACAACACGTTTGATTATCCTAGCCCCAGGAAAGTTAGATAGCAAACGACGCCTGGTTAAACTCCTCAAACGAGATGGACTAGTATTAGAAGCCAATCCTCTGAAGGAGATGGATTTGAAAAATCATTTCCAAAAGGAGATAATGCGTCTTGGATTGCAGATGGGAGGAGAGGTTTTTCAATATCTCCTTGTTAAGTCTAATTTTGAGTTTGCTGAAGTCAGTAAAAACCTAGCCTTTCTTCAATCTTATAAGGGAAAAGAGACGATTGAAATTTCAGATATTGATGCGGCTATCCCCAAGACACTACAAGATAATATCTTTGATTTAACACAGTTAATTCTACAATCCAAGGTAGAGGAGGCTCGCAATTTAGTTCGTGACTTGCGGTTGCAAGGGGAGGAAGAGGTTAAGTTGATTGCCATCATGTTAACTCAATTTCGAACCTATCTACAAGTGCAAATCCTAGTAGAGCAAGGCCGAGGGGAACAGCAGATAGTAGCTGAGTTATCAACTATTATGGGGCGTAAGGTGAATCCATACCAAGTAAAGTATGCTTTGCGTGATTCACGCCATCTGTCCATTGGATTTTTGAAAAAAGTTGTTCGATTATTGATAGAAACAGATTATCAAATCAAGACAGGACGGTTTGATAAGGATTACTTGTTTGAACTTACATTGTTAAAAATTGCAACGAGTTAA
- a CDS encoding chorismate mutase — protein MNLDCIREQINTIDSQLVELLEKRMELVDQVTAYKRATGKPVLDTSRENAVLERVGKLVQKDDYRSAIQATFSDIMAQSRAYQSSKLANHEQ, from the coding sequence ATGAATTTGGATTGCATCCGCGAACAGATTAACACGATTGATAGCCAATTGGTTGAACTACTTGAAAAACGAATGGAGTTGGTCGACCAAGTTACAGCCTATAAACGAGCAACAGGTAAGCCTGTTTTGGATACCAGCCGAGAAAATGCTGTCCTTGAAAGAGTTGGAAAATTAGTTCAAAAGGATGACTACCGCTCTGCCATTCAAGCAACCTTTAGCGATATTATGGCCCAATCAAGAGCTTATCAATCTTCCAAGTTAGCGAATCATGAGCAATAG
- a CDS encoding DHH family phosphoesterase gives MTIYSTIIEKIREYDTIIIHRHKRPDPDAIGSQVGLQKLLQKNFPEKTIKVTGFEEPNLAWMAEMDQVSDQDYQGALVIVTDTANTARVDDARYTQGDFLIKIDHHPNEEPYGDLLWVNTEASSCSEMIAELALQSQLEFDGDTARLLYAGIVGDTGRFLYPATSSRTFEIVARLRQEDFDFARMSRQMDTIDFKIAKLTGYVYDNLEVDEHGAARVILTQDILKKYGVTDADTSFIVGAPGRIGTVQSWGIFVDQTDGNYRVRLRSKYIPINEIAKRHNGGGHPLASGANSYSLSENEQIYQEIQEVVRNASK, from the coding sequence ATGACTATTTACAGTACAATTATCGAAAAAATTCGTGAATACGACACGATTATTATTCACCGACATAAACGACCAGATCCGGATGCCATTGGTAGTCAGGTTGGCTTGCAAAAGCTCTTGCAGAAGAATTTTCCTGAAAAAACCATCAAGGTAACTGGTTTTGAGGAACCAAATCTTGCCTGGATGGCAGAAATGGATCAGGTTTCCGACCAAGATTATCAAGGAGCCTTGGTTATCGTAACGGATACTGCCAATACAGCCCGCGTGGATGACGCCCGCTACACTCAGGGTGATTTCCTGATTAAAATCGACCATCACCCCAATGAAGAGCCATACGGTGACTTGCTCTGGGTCAATACTGAGGCTAGCTCATGTAGTGAAATGATTGCAGAATTGGCCCTTCAAAGCCAGTTGGAATTTGACGGGGATACTGCTCGTCTGCTATATGCTGGTATTGTTGGCGATACGGGACGTTTTCTTTATCCGGCGACTAGTTCACGCACTTTTGAAATTGTTGCCCGACTGCGACAGGAAGACTTCGATTTTGCCAGAATGTCACGCCAGATGGATACCATTGATTTCAAGATTGCCAAGCTGACAGGTTACGTTTACGACAACTTGGAAGTGGATGAACATGGTGCGGCACGGGTCATTTTGACACAGGATATTCTCAAAAAATACGGGGTGACCGATGCGGACACTTCCTTTATCGTTGGGGCTCCAGGACGGATTGGTACTGTTCAATCTTGGGGGATTTTTGTGGATCAAACTGACGGAAATTACAGAGTCCGTTTGCGCAGCAAGTACATTCCGATAAACGAGATTGCCAAGCGCCACAATGGCGGTGGCCACCCACTAGCCAGCGGTGCTAACTCTTATTCTCTTTCCGAAAATGAGCAAATCTATCAAGAAATTCAAGAGGTCGTGAGGAATGCAAGCAAGTAG
- the rpsN gene encoding 30S ribosomal protein S14 → MAKKSKMARYQRQLELIERYAGLRKSLKEKGDYQALRKLPRDSNPNRLKYRDRTDGRPHAYMRKFGVSRITFRELAHLGQLPGVKKASW, encoded by the coding sequence ATGGCTAAAAAATCAAAAATGGCACGCTATCAGAGACAGTTGGAGTTAATCGAGCGCTATGCGGGTTTACGTAAAAGTCTCAAAGAAAAAGGTGACTATCAAGCACTTCGAAAATTGCCTCGCGACTCAAATCCAAATCGACTGAAATACCGCGACAGGACCGATGGCCGTCCGCATGCCTATATGCGAAAATTCGGTGTGAGTCGGATTACCTTCCGTGAATTAGCCCATCTTGGTCAACTTCCTGGGGTAAAAAAAGCAAGTTGGTAA